GCAGGTCCACGAACAACTGCCCGTCGGGAAAACGGTCGGCGTGCCGGTGGGCCCAGTGCAGGGCCAGCCAGGTCTTGCCGATGCCGCCCGCGCCGGCGATGGCGGAAATGACCACCGTGGTCGTAGAGGTGTCGCGCAGGGTGGCGTCGAGCAGGTCCAGTTCCTCGTGGCGGCCTACGAACGGCGCAGGCGCTGCGGGCAGTTGCCGGGGCACCGCCGGCGCGACCGCCGAGCTCGTGGGTATGTCGGTCAGCTGGGGGTCGGCGATCAGGATCTGCCGGTGCAGGTCCTGCAGGGCGGAGGCGGGGTCGCTGCCCAGTTCCACCACCAGCCGTTCCCGGACCTGCCGGTAGTGGGCCAATGCGTCGGCGGTGCGCCCGGCGCGGTGCAGGGCCAGCAGGTACTGGCCGGCGACGCGCTCGTCCAGCGGATGCTCGGCGACGCGCGTGGACAGCCTGGCCACCAGGTCCTCGCCGCGTCCTAGTCGCAGCAGGGTGTCGGTGAGGTCGCACTCGGCGTCCAGGCGCTCCCGGTGCAGCCGGTCGCGTTCGGCCTCGGCCCAGTCGCCGTCCAGGCCGGTCAGCGCGTCCCCGCGCCACAACCCCAGTGCCTCCTCCCACAGCGCCACGGCCCGCCGGTCGTCCTCGGCGAGGGCACGGGAACGCAGGTCGCGGAAGCGGTGCAGGTCGATCGCCAACGGCCGGACCGCCAAGGAGTAACCGCCCGAGCGCCGCACGATGGCCGCGGTGTCCGCGGTGTCCGCGGCCAGCACTTGGCGCAGCCTGGATACGTAGTTCACCAGCGTCTGCCGGGCCCGTAGCGGCGGCTGCTCCCCCCAGACCCGTTGGATCAGCCGGTCGACCGACACCACCTGGTTGGCGTCCACCGCCAGCGCGGCCAGCACGCACCGCTGCCGAGCCGGTCCCGGATCGACCACCACGTCGTCCACGAGCGCGAACACCGCGCCCAGAATGCTGAACTCCACCATCGCCCCCCGTGAAGCTGACCCGGAAGCCGGCCTACCGCCCCTGACCAGCGCGTTGTGGGAAATCACGGGTAATTCACACGAACGGCCCCAGACGATGGGTCCGTGACCGTCCGGACCACGGGTGGCACGCCACAGGACAAGGAGAGGGGCACGATGAGGACGACGAAGGTCCTGGCACGGAGGCTGGTGATGCTGTTCTTGCCGGTGGTCGCCGCGATTTCGCTGGTCGCCCCCGCAAGCGCCGAGTCGAACACTTCCACGCGGTGGCTGACGGTGGGAACGGACGGCTCGGTTTCGGCCGCGGACACCGGTTCTCCCGTCACGCCGCTGGCGCTGACGAGCTACATCAGCAACGAGAACGCCACTGGCATCGGAGTGTCGAAGGACAACGTCGCCGGTAACTACCAGGCGATCCTGCCTGGCCATCGGCGCACGGACGGCACCCCCCTCTACTGGAGCCGAGCCCTGTCCTTCTACATCGGCGTTGGATACTGCGCCGATGCCTACTACTGGGCGGGCGCCTGGCGGTTCGGGGCCGCGTTCAGGGGACCCCTGGAGGTTTTCACCGATCAGACCATCCCTGGTGAAACCGTCGCGAGGTGGGCGGTCCGGTACATCCGCCGCTGCTGACACGTCCGCTCGAAGGCATGAGGACGGCCTCCCCCGGCAGCGCCGGGGGAGGCCGTCGGCGCGACGGGCGATCCGCGGGAGGCTGAAGAGACGGTCGAGCGTGGCGGAATAGGCGACCATCGTGAGCCTCTGGTGTCCGGGACAAGATCTTCGCAGACCTGTTCCGACCAGAGGCTCACGTCCTTCCACAGGTCAGCGCCTCACCATCCAATTGGCGACTCGCCCCAGACCATTTCGCCGAGAAAACGTCAGCGGGGTGGGTTTATGGTTGTCAGCGAAGAATTGAATCGATTCCAACTACCCGTAACAACCATAAACACCGCTTCTCCTGTTCAACTAAAGTGGGCGCGCCCGGCCGGCCATGACGCCACCTTCATTCGAACTTCAGCCGCGACACGCTACTGGACGGTCGGACTCACCCTGACGCGCGGCGTGCTTGGGGCCGGCTGGCGGTCAACGGGCCGGGAACACGGGTCAGAAGCCGTTCTTCCAGTCCTGGAAGTTGCTTCCGCATACGTGCGTATACGCGTTACCGACCCTGTCGCTGTCGAGGCACTGGCCCGCTACCGGAGCCCTGAAGACATAGACCCTGGGCTCGCGCTCCCGGATATCCCAGTGCATCGTCCAATTGTGAATGCAAGCAGTGGTGTAAATTGCACCCGGACGGTTCGTGGCCAAACACATTCCGGTGGCCGGGTTTCGCACCAGCCAGCGACCCAAGCTTGGGATCGGGATCAGATGCCAGTCCTGGAAGTTGTTCCCGGATTGACAGGGGAGGGTGTACACGTTACCGGCGAAGTTGTTGTCCAAGCACCTTCCCGTCGCCCAGCTCCGCAAGACGGTGATCTGCTCGTTAACAGCGATGGTCGCAGCCGACGCCGCCGGGGGCACAAACGTGATGCTCGCGGCGAACGCCGACGCCGCGACGGCAATGGCAACGGCGAATTTCTTTACCGAGAAGATGTGCATTGACCCTCTCTTGGATCAGTGAAATCAGGGGATGAACGTCGTCGCCGATACGGCGGGTGTTCTTAGCGGACGTGATGGGCAGCGGTGAGGCACCGCAGTGCCCCTGTCCTATGGGGTCGCCGACACGATCGTCGATCTTGCGCACGGTGACCCCTCACTCGGGACGCCGTTCCGGCACGGGCGACTCGCGTACTTGCCGGCGGTGTTCATCTGCGTCGTCGGTGAACTCATTCACCGACGGTTCGGCGGTGAGCGGGATGCCGCGGTCCGCCCCGCTCAGGCCCCCGAATCGCTGCGGTCGTGGCGGAACACGCGTTCAGAGTCGCCGCTTCTGCGGGAGCGTGAAAGCCACCGGGTCGAGCGGGCGCCCCAGCTCCTGGATCACCACGATCACCGCCTTGGCCTGCTGATCGGAAGCCGGGCCCAGACGCCGGCAGCGACAACGTTGCTGCGCCTGCGAACAGGCAGCGGCCAGTGCCCGACTGCTGGAATTGGCCGGTCAGCGTCCATGTCGACGCGATGCGCGAGCCCGAGGATCGCGCCGGCCCGTGAAGGCCGCGGCCTCGGTCAACGGGTCAGGGTCCGGCGCAAATTCCGGCAGGGCGTGTTTCGTACGCATTGATGTCCCTTCGACGAGCGGAACGAACGTGGTAGACGCTAGGGCGGCGATGGGTGTTCAGGTTCGGCGTCGCAATGTGAACAACAAGTCCTGAACACCCTTACGGCGGCTGTACAGCACCGCACCGGGTGCACGACAATCACGGGTCGTGCCACCTCGTGAACGGCCGCTGAGGGCCGAGGACACACCGTTGTTGAAATTCGCGGGGGATCTACGGCGCCTGCGCCGCAGCGCCGGTTCGCCCTCCTACCGTGAACTGGGATCGTGGGCGAACTACTCGGCCGCGGCGTTGTCGGAGGCGACGGCGGGCCGCAGATTGCCGAGCCTGAGCCTGACGCGGGCGTTCGTCCGCGCGTGTGGCGGCGACGTCGGCGACTGGACCGCGCGATGGCGGCACCTGGCCGTCGAGCCCGAGCCCGCCGACGACGAGCCGCCGTACGTGGGCCTGCGCAGCTACCAGGTGGCGGACGCCGAACGGTTCTTCGGCCGGGAGGCGATCCTCGCGTCGCTGCTGGAACTCGTGGCGGAACGCCCCTTCGTCGGGGTGTTCGGCGCGTCCGGCTCCGGCAAGTCCTCGCTGCTGCGTGCCGGGCTCGTCGCGGCGGGCGGGCGCACGGCCGTCGTGGTGGCACCGGGAGCGGACCCGGTCACCGAGGTCGCGGTGCGGGTTGCCGCGCTGCTCGACCGGTCTGCCGTCGACGTGCGGGCCGAACTCGCCGCAGACCCGGCGGTCCTGCGCGGGTTGCTCCGCGCGGCAGGGGATGACGTGCTGCTCGTGGTGGACCAGTTCGAGGAGGTCTTCACGCTCTGCGCCGCGCCGGACCGGAGTTGGCTCGTCGAGGCGATCACCCACGCCACATCGGCGACCACTCGCGTGGTGATCGGGGTGCGCGCCGACTTCTACGAGCACTGCGGGCAACACCCGGCACTGGTCGCCGCACTGCACCGGGCTCAGCTCATGGTCGGGCCGATGACCGCCGACGAACTGCGCCGCATCGTGACCGAACCGGCGGCGCAGCGTGGTGCCACCGTGGAGGCGGCGCTGCTGGCCCGGTTGGTCGCCGACGTCGCGGGACAGCCGGGCGCGCTGCCGCTGGTGTCGCACGCGCTCGTGGAGACGTGGCAACGGCGTCGCGGCATGACGCTGTCGCTGTCGGGCTACACGGACGCGGGCGGCGTCACGCACGCCCTGGCAAGGTCGGCGGACGAGCTCTACGAGGCACTGCCCGACGGGCTGCGCACGGCGGCACGGCGGTTGTTCCTGCGGCTGAGCGCTCCGGGTGACGGCACCCAGGACACCGGCAGGCGGGTGCGGCGAGCCGAGGTCGACACACCCGCCGCGCTGCTCGACCGGCTGTCGGCGGCCCGGCTGATCATCCTCGACCAAGACAGCGTCGAGCTCGCGCACGAGGCGTTGCTGAGTGCGTGGCCGCGGCTCGCGGGCTGGCTCGACGAGGACCGCGACGCGCTGCGGGCGCACCGCAGGCTGACCGAGGCGGCCGACACGTGGCTGGCGCACGACCGCGACCCGGACACCCTCTACCGCGGTGCGCGGCTGGAGCAGGCGCGGCAGCTGCTCGACCGGCTCAACGCGCGCGAGCGGGAGTTCGTCGACGCCTCGGTAGCCGCCGAGCGTGCCCACGACGCAGACCGCAGGCGCGCCTTGCGCCGGCTGCGCCGACTGGTCGCGTGTCTGGTGGTGCTGGTCCTGGTGTCCGCGGGCACCGCCGTGCTGGCCGTGACCTCGCAACGGGAGGCGACGCGGTTACGCAACCACGCCCTGTCACAACGGGCGGCCGACAAAGCAGCCGAGCTGCTGCACACCAACCCACTCGACGCGGCCGTCCTCGCACTCGCCGGCTACCGCGTGGCGCCGACAACCGAAGCTCACGACGCCCTCATCCTGGCCGACGCCGCCATCGGCGCGAACGCGAACCGCGACAACGACCTGGGGCATTTGATCCGGCCACCCGGCGACCGGGTCGCGATCACGCTGGAGGCCGACGCGGCGCAACTGTGGGCGCGGGACGGCTCAGGGTGGCGGCGTGCGGGACGCCTGAAACCGATCAACTTCCCCTACCTGGTCAGCGCCGACGAAAACCGGGTGGTCACCAGGCAATCCAGTGGCGGAGACATCATGTGGGACGTCACCGATCTCGACGCACCCAGGCCGGTGCCGCTGCCACCGCTGCCACTCGTGCACAGCCTGGACACGCACGGCGATGTACTCACGGCTGTGGTCGACGGCGAAGCCGTGGTGTGGCGCTCCGGAATCGAGACGCGCCTCCCGGGGACAGGTGTCGAAGCCGCCATGCCGTTGCCCGACGGAACCGGCGCAGTGATAGTCCGCCGCCACGACGGCGACCGCCGCGACGTCGAAGTGTGGACGCTGGACGGCACACCGCACCGAACCGCCGTCCTCATGAATGCCGACGCGCCACTTGAGCCGACCATCGGCCCGGCAGGCCATGTCGCGGTGGTCAACCACACCACGTCACGTCTGGTCGTGCTGGACGTCACCGCGCCTGCCACACCACTTATCGACGTCATACTCGGACCGGAACAACGCCTTGTCACGTTCTCGGCCGACGGACACGCGATCGCCGCGACGGGCCGGGACCGGGTGTCGCTGTGGGACCTGTCACGCGGCCGTGCGCTGCTTTCGCTGCAGGCACAGGGAATCAATTTCACTCTCACCCGCTACCACCCCGACAGCGGTGAGCTGCACGCGATCACGGCCCCCACGGACACGGTGTGGCGCATGGACACGAACTTCGACCAGGTGCTCCGCAGGGCGTGCACACGACCGCTCACCGTCGACTGGCCCACCCACTTCCCCGACATCACCCCGCCGCGGCTGTGTCCATGACGCCTCCAACCACGAGTCCTCGGCGTCTCCGAGGGCGGCAGCACCCGTAGCGCCTATTCATGAGAAAGTCAGGCTTACCGGTTTCGCCGCGTCCTGAATTGCCCGCCGCAGCCCTATTTTGCGGCTCGGCCACCTACGCTGAAGCCGTCCGCCAGGGCGCGACGCACCCAGGCCGCGGAGGAACGAGCCCTGCAGCGGCACACCGCGGTCCACGGCCTGCGGACGACATTTTCGGCATGCAGTGCTCGTCGAGCTCCTCGCGGAACCGGGCCCAGGGCGGCTGCCGTCGTGTCTTGCGCCTGGACGACGAAGACCCGCTGCACGACTGCTTCCGCCGTAGCGTCCCGTACTTCGCCTGCCAGCGCTTGGGCACCGGCCCGCAACAGTCGTACACCGCGTGTGGTCAGGGCATGCGGCTGCGCCGATCTGGCGAGGTCAGGAGACGGCCGCGTCGAGCAGGTCGGCTAGTTCGGCGGGCGCCGAGAGCATCGGCCAGTGCCCCGTGGGCAAGTCGAAACGCCGCCATGGCGGCTGGTTCAGGTAGGCGAGCATCGGAATCCCGGCATCGAGCAGGGCCTTGAAGTCGTGGCAGGCGATCAGGACGCGGTCCACGCCGGGACCAGGGTCGGCAGGGTCGGCGAGGCGCTGGGTGTAGGTGCCGAACGGATGCGGGGTGGCACGCGCGAGCAGACGCTCCAGCTCGGGCTCGTCGAGTCCGTCGAGGCTGCTGGACATGCCGAGAATGTCGATCGGCGGCATTGCCAGCTGCCACCCGTCGCCGAGCGCGTTGACCTGCTGACGCAGCTGGTCGGCTACCTGCGGTGGCATGAGGTCGAGCATGCACATGCCTGAGGCGAACGGGGCGCTGTCCACGTAGACCACGCGCTCCAGCCGGTGGCCGAGGCGTCCCGCGGACCCGGTGACCGGAGCGGCGGCGTAGCTGTGGGCGACCAAGGTGATGTCACGCAGGTCCTGCCGCTCGACCAGATCGGTGATGTCGCTGATGTGGGTGCTCAGGTTCGTCTGAGGACCGCCCAGGTCGGCGCGCTCGGCCAAGCCCGTCAGCGTCACCGCTACCGCGGTGTGGCCGCGCTCCCGCAGAGCGCGAGCAGTCTCTTCCCAAGCCCATGCCCCGAGCCAGGCGCCGGGAACCAATACGAAGGTAGCCATGTGATCTCCCTGAAGTGCGGTGTCTGCCGGGAGCGTAAGTTCAATACAGGACACAATCCGCCCTAGAACATTGAGTGATCCACGTCCCATCCCCTCACCCGTGTGCTGACGCTGCTGGAACTCCTCCAGTCCACGCCCGACTCACCGGAGCCGAACTGGCCGACCGCCTCGGCACCGACGTCCGCACCGTGCGCCGATACACCGCGCACCTGCGGGACCTCGGTATCCCTGTGGAGGCAGAACGCGGCCGCTACGGCGGCTACCGACTGGCCCGCGGATACCGAATGCCCCCATTGGTCCTCATCAACGACGAGGCACTTGCCGTTGTCCTGGGCCTGGTCGCCGCGGAACGCCTCGGCATGGGCACCGCGGTGCCGGCCAGTGCTGGCGCCCTTGCGAAGATCGAGCGGGTGCTGCCGCAGGCGCTGCGCGAACCGCTCGCCGCCATCCGCGAATCCCTCGCATTCACCGGCAACGCCGTCATCGGGCAAGCCCCAGGGGCCGGCATTCTGCTCGCCCTGGCCCAAGCCGCCGTAGGGATCGACATCGCGGTTGTGGACCGCGGACGGCCCGCCGCATCACCTTCACCTGTCCCGAACGTAACGACCAGATCGCCCACCGCGCCACCCGGGGGCTCACGCGGCGGACGACCACCGGCCTTCGACGAGGAGCGCTACAAGCGGCGCAACGTGGTCGAACGCTGCTTCAACCGCCTCAAGCAGTTCCGAGGCCTGGCCACCCGCTATGCCAAACGAGCCGCCTACTACCAGGCCGAACTCACCATCGCCGCCATCGTCCTCTGACTGCGATGACGAATTGCAGGACACTGCATAGACTGCCGAGGGTGAGCATCCGGTGGACCTGGGCCGAGGACGAGCGCACGCCCGCGCCGCCGCTGAGCGCCGCGGAAGTCGCCGAAGCCGAGGCGGAGCTGAAGATCAGCTTCCCGGACGAGTACCGGGAATTCCTGCTCCACGTGAGCGCGGGCAACGGACGGGTGCGGCGGTTGGCCCGCGGACCGGACGGGTGGCGCTGGGACAGCGACACCGAGACCGACCTGGAGATGCTGCCGACCCCGTTCCCGGACCAGGACTCGGTCGAGCGCTGGTGGGCCGAGCACGACGCGCGGGAGCCGGACCGGGACGACCCTTCCTGGGACGCGTGGGACCGGGAAGGCGAGGAACTGGGGCGGCGGTGGGGTGCGGGAGCCGTGTGCCTGCAGGACTACGGGTGCGGTTTCTGCGTCCTGCTCGTGGTCACGGGGCCGTCCCGGGGCACCGTGTGGTTCGACCGGCGGTCCGCCTGCGACGACATCGTGCCGCTGCGGTCCGAGGACGGGCGGCCGGTCGGGTTCGCCGAGTGGCTTGCGTCCCCGTGGCGGCACTGGTTCGACCGGGCCGTCCGCCGGCACACCGCACCCGGCTGAGCTCCGCGCGGGCCGGTCAGTGTTTCTCGAACGCCTTGCGCCACCGCTCGGCCGACCTGAGGTCAGCGCCGTACGGGCGGGTGGGTTCCACCACCGAACACGATGGCGCACAGTTGGGGGTCACCTTCCGCAACACCGGATCGAGCACCGTCTACATGCTCACCAGGGGCAACGTCCCGTCGCTGTCGATCTACTCCGTCGAACTGGCCAACAACGGACCCTCCCACCGGATGCCGCGACGAACCGACACGACCAGCACGACCCGCTACGGCGCGCAGGTCTACCAGGTACCGGCCAGCCCGTGGTTGCAGCGCCGTAGATCGAGGCCAAGTGTTGCGATCCTCGCCAGTCCCAGACGGCTGGCGCTGCCCTGCGCGAACAGCTCGAACAGGAACGAACGGTACACAGGGCCCTCGATGTTCCCAATGATCGAGACGACATGCCACCATCAGAGTGCTCCACGGCCTGACCCAAGGCGTGGCGGCAGTCGGCGTCGAAGGCGTCGCGTTCCTCGGGCAGCAGCGCTGCGCGGATCGCCTCGGGAGTCCTGTCGATCTCCGACCGCGTGTAGGACGAAATGTCGTTCGGTCGACGCGTCGTTGCCCGCCCGGTAATTGCGGCTAGCGCTTCGTCCAGTTCCGGCATAGCCCGCCTGGTCCGCCCAGGTGGGTTCACGTTCAGGAGGTACGAGTCGGTGGCGTCCGTGTCGTGAACACGTGTACATCGGCGCGATCACAGCCACTTGGAGCGCCGACTGCTTGCCCCCGCAGCCTCGCTGCCGCGCCTCGGCGTCGACCCGCTGTGGCACGGCACGTCCACGCAATCACGAACCTGTGCCTGTCCCCCGCCGCGACTGCTGGCCTGCTGGGTCGCCGACACGTTCGGCCGCACGTCACCTTCGGCGGGCACGCACGCCGCCACCGGGGAACCTGCCGCCGCGTGGGCGCTGTTCGCCGCCGCGCAAGTCCGCATCGACGCCACAAGGCCGGCCTGGCATCGGGCCCGAGCCCAGGTGCGTGTCGGAGGCGGATGATGTCGTCCCGGAGGACGAGGGGAAGACGGCGCGGTTTCTGGCCGACGTGACCGTCACCGGTCCCCGCGAGTGCCGCGCCCGGGCGAGCTGTGAGTCCAAGTCCCGGCCGACACCACACCGGAAGATGCAGGAATCGGCGAACCGGTTCGTGCCGCAGATGGATGGCCTGGCGGCCGAACGGCAAAAGCTCGCCGACATCGGCATCGTGTTCATGAACCCGGACGGCGAAGTCCAAGGCGCGATCACGCACAACGACAACCGAAACGACGGCGAACCGAGACTGCCCCGCAAGCCTGACCCCACGGACTCATCCGGCCGGTTCCAAGACGAGGTCAGGCGACGTTCTCCTCCAGGGGCGGCGACGCAGGCCTCGAACCGGTCGCGGCGCAGAGCCACCCGCACCTGCGCGAACAGGTCTCGTCTCCGCAGTTCTTGAAGACGCCAGCACCGTGACACCGTCCCTGTCGCGGGCGGCGACGCCATCACCTGACCCGGACATGGCCGAGGAGACGATCCGAATCCCTTTGCCGGCCACTGCACGCGCCGAGTTCCGGCGTGCAGCCCGGAGGAATGCCACGGATCTGAGACGTGCCTCTACTGCGGACCGGGCGAGCGGGAGGCGTAAGGCCCGCTCGTGCCGAGTAGCGCCCGATGGTTCGAGTGGAGTACCCGCTGAGGCGGTCTCCGGGGGGAAGTCCGGCTGGGCTCTCGCCGCTGGCAATGACTCGCGGCGATCGGCACAGGCAGCTACCCGAGGATCAGTAGGCTGGATCCGCCGGGCCGTCCTGGGGAGAGATCATGGGGAGAGTTGTTGCTGTCGGCGATGTCGGAGGGCATGCGGACCAATTGCGATGGGCTCTGGACTGGCTGGGTGCCGACGATGGACGGCTGCCTCCTGATCTCGTGGTGATCCAGGTCGGTGATCTCGTCGATCGAGGCCCGGACAGCCTGGGAGCGCTCGACGTCGTGGCGAGGCTGCTGGACGAGCAGCCTCGGCAGTGGATCCAGCTCGTTGGCAATCACGAGTCGCAGTACCTGCCTGGCGGCACCGTGTTCTGGCCCGACCCTCTCGAAGAGGAGGGTGTGACCCGGCTGCGGGAATGGTGGGCGGACGGGCGCTTGCGAGTGGCCGCCGCTGTGCGCACAGTCGACGGCGACGAGCTGTTGGCGACCCACGCGGGGTTGACCCTCGCCGGCTGGCAGCAGCTGGGAGAGCCCAGGTCGGCGGTCCTGGCGGCGGAGTTGCTCAACGAGCGTCCAGAGTTGATTTGGCGGACCGGTGAACACGCACGCGATGATCAGGCAGGTCCCTTGTGGGCGGAGTCGGGCGCGGCACTGCATGAACCGTGGATGGGCTACCGCGGCATCGTGCCGTTCGGTCAGATCCACGGGCACTCGACGATTGTGCATTTCGCCGACCAACGTTGGCGCTGCACGGGCAGACTTCGCCAGCGCGCGTCCGT
This is a stretch of genomic DNA from Saccharothrix ecbatanensis. It encodes these proteins:
- a CDS encoding SMI1/KNR4 family protein, producing the protein MSIRWTWAEDERTPAPPLSAAEVAEAEAELKISFPDEYREFLLHVSAGNGRVRRLARGPDGWRWDSDTETDLEMLPTPFPDQDSVERWWAEHDAREPDRDDPSWDAWDREGEELGRRWGAGAVCLQDYGCGFCVLLVVTGPSRGTVWFDRRSACDDIVPLRSEDGRPVGFAEWLASPWRHWFDRAVRRHTAPG
- a CDS encoding RICIN domain-containing protein, producing the protein MHIFSVKKFAVAIAVAASAFAASITFVPPAASAATIAVNEQITVLRSWATGRCLDNNFAGNVYTLPCQSGNNFQDWHLIPIPSLGRWLVRNPATGMCLATNRPGAIYTTACIHNWTMHWDIREREPRVYVFRAPVAGQCLDSDRVGNAYTHVCGSNFQDWKNGF
- a CDS encoding metallophosphoesterase — protein: MGRVVAVGDVGGHADQLRWALDWLGADDGRLPPDLVVIQVGDLVDRGPDSLGALDVVARLLDEQPRQWIQLVGNHESQYLPGGTVFWPDPLEEEGVTRLREWWADGRLRVAAAVRTVDGDELLATHAGLTLAGWQQLGEPRSAVLAAELLNERPELIWRTGEHARDDQAGPLWAESGAALHEPWMGYRGIVPFGQIHGHSTIVHFADQRWRCTGRLRQRASVDWHARHVRVRVGGRLFIGVDPGHGRTGATRWQPLTFDGATVHTATPSLR
- a CDS encoding DUF6247 family protein, yielding MPELDEALAAITGRATTRRPNDISSYTRSEIDRTPEAIRAALLPEERDAFDADCRHALGQAVEHSDGGMSSRSLGTSRALCTVRSCSSCSRRAAPAVWDWRGSQHLASIYGAATTGWPVPGRPARRSGSCWSCRFVAASGGRVRCWPVRRSRSTATGRCPW
- a CDS encoding HTH domain-containing protein, whose amino-acid sequence is MIHVPSPHPCADAAGTPPVHARLTGAELADRLGTDVRTVRRYTAHLRDLGIPVEAERGRYGGYRLARGYRMPPLVLINDEALAVVLGLVAAERLGMGTAVPASAGALAKIERVLPQALREPLAAIRESLAFTGNAVIGQAPGAGILLALAQAAVGIDIAVVDRGRPAASPSPVPNVTTRSPTAPPGGSRGGRPPAFDEERYKRRNVVERCFNRLKQFRGLATRYAKRAAYYQAELTIAAIVL
- a CDS encoding alpha/beta fold hydrolase encodes the protein MATFVLVPGAWLGAWAWEETARALRERGHTAVAVTLTGLAERADLGGPQTNLSTHISDITDLVERQDLRDITLVAHSYAAAPVTGSAGRLGHRLERVVYVDSAPFASGMCMLDLMPPQVADQLRQQVNALGDGWQLAMPPIDILGMSSSLDGLDEPELERLLARATPHPFGTYTQRLADPADPGPGVDRVLIACHDFKALLDAGIPMLAYLNQPPWRRFDLPTGHWPMLSAPAELADLLDAAVS
- a CDS encoding ATP-binding protein, with protein sequence MLKFAGDLRRLRRSAGSPSYRELGSWANYSAAALSEATAGRRLPSLSLTRAFVRACGGDVGDWTARWRHLAVEPEPADDEPPYVGLRSYQVADAERFFGREAILASLLELVAERPFVGVFGASGSGKSSLLRAGLVAAGGRTAVVVAPGADPVTEVAVRVAALLDRSAVDVRAELAADPAVLRGLLRAAGDDVLLVVDQFEEVFTLCAAPDRSWLVEAITHATSATTRVVIGVRADFYEHCGQHPALVAALHRAQLMVGPMTADELRRIVTEPAAQRGATVEAALLARLVADVAGQPGALPLVSHALVETWQRRRGMTLSLSGYTDAGGVTHALARSADELYEALPDGLRTAARRLFLRLSAPGDGTQDTGRRVRRAEVDTPAALLDRLSAARLIILDQDSVELAHEALLSAWPRLAGWLDEDRDALRAHRRLTEAADTWLAHDRDPDTLYRGARLEQARQLLDRLNAREREFVDASVAAERAHDADRRRALRRLRRLVACLVVLVLVSAGTAVLAVTSQREATRLRNHALSQRAADKAAELLHTNPLDAAVLALAGYRVAPTTEAHDALILADAAIGANANRDNDLGHLIRPPGDRVAITLEADAAQLWARDGSGWRRAGRLKPINFPYLVSADENRVVTRQSSGGDIMWDVTDLDAPRPVPLPPLPLVHSLDTHGDVLTAVVDGEAVVWRSGIETRLPGTGVEAAMPLPDGTGAVIVRRHDGDRRDVEVWTLDGTPHRTAVLMNADAPLEPTIGPAGHVAVVNHTTSRLVVLDVTAPATPLIDVILGPEQRLVTFSADGHAIAATGRDRVSLWDLSRGRALLSLQAQGINFTLTRYHPDSGELHAITAPTDTVWRMDTNFDQVLRRACTRPLTVDWPTHFPDITPPRLCP